Proteins found in one Leishmania major strain Friedlin complete genome, chromosome 35 genomic segment:
- a CDS encoding conserved hypothetical protein (previous protein_id=AAZ14560.1) has translation MPIAPRQGRKGGKISSSPAIASSDSPSTVSPGSLPFGSAGAALPTDPNTTLQFNIEALMSKKRRSPSKAKAAARANESSASASSGTEAVKAASGAGGTSTTAASGSSGASATAGPAETIANPSLVTPPGADSNVFKFDLDAIQQVGQGVVFGGNKTMRTDSHQPESDPAVVYAKLKQLIASQDAYFHGGNAAAADVVSDEVLGLKEVASHQVVLLQRPYAALRLAVALSQKSKERVLVVVPHYSDVSDIAAALRALSPSRGPVGELSGQSFVGEAGTALWVTDVDTALVYLTSQRGMGPFTHLVLPNLTRMNPLVSYFLWGLRERVYRQSAILDTAAPPLHVIVSVSGAMTERMQQFFAKQTVATPTTTPMQPLVEFSYDEANALAGMDVLDVTIDESGKYPGPHRKIIDHSVQMAATLVGRILSCSTACPQAIYILTGDSREMIDALHKERLLDTTVYAGRFPSKEDAGATPSKHRVCVLHSVVSFTNYNNEDATFVLDMATTRRLAVQNKSEGFMASSASEWASKMDVEERRQLPGTKYPGCYIALYPPAADVVLPTTEAPQPTVYEVEDALLQCSRAQLPIQRANQEMVCPVEAESIEQVQHSLSEKCLIANLSDFSLTFTGEIASRLPLEVDLAHFVMNCCTLGHGEVGVIVAGVCALPYRFPTGESAEGFASWKKCVIETRQEYAGDIANQSDLLADVLVFLEWWRLKARGASTADFVAKLQLKEDRLEHVRGLITYLRVQISDYAFVDDLEDEATLSAVMQSIKSNASIFTFFEAVALARRLFFVRDAGSINVKDRAGALVFVRTSKKVVPNTASPSSVVWESGAALVAVDLRNLVSNITCARVSAVNNTYLFAALLLLYPQVEYSAPVEVPSKGGRVVYFGITCNRQMKRFRISIGEAAQILDFREKWNHAIRYLQVLRTAKKPLSRHKFNFMLKEEDRHFDLEELRAEVQRELQNLVTEIEVAEHQASFTTHGVHCLAPKQVAGVVDGVDASDVDVSRKFHDGDLWASSFASKTDTPATMAAATSITANHVPTTAQSSALTFPMNAASIDDDKDDEVEVMGELYFRMNGPIIDDDE, from the coding sequence ATGCCGATTGCTCCTCGCCAAGGTCGCAAAGGGGGGAAGATATCCTCCTCGCCGGCGATCGCCTCGTCGGACTCGCCGTCGACGGTGTCACCTGGTTCGCTGCCGTttggcagcgctggcgccgccctccccacGGACCCCAACACGACGCTGCAATTCAACATCGAGGCTCTGATGAGTAAGAAGCGTCGCAGTCCTTCCAAGGCAAaggctgcggcgcgcgcgaACGAGTCCAGCGCATCCGCTTCCTcggggacggaggcggtcaaggcagccagcggcgcagggggcacctccaccaccgcggctTCGGGGTCCTCCGGGGCGTCTGCCACGGCCGGTCCCGCGGAGACGATCGCGAACCCCTCGCTTGTGACGCCGCCCGGCGCGGACTCGAACGTCTTCAAGTTCGACCTCGACGCCATCCAGCAAGTTGGCCAGGGCGTCGTGTTCGGCGGCAACAAGACGATGCGGACGGATTCACACCAGCCCGAGTCGGACCCGGCAGTGGTGTATGCAAAGCTGAAACAGCTGATCGCCTCCCAGGATGCATACTTCCACGGTGgcaacgccgcggccgccgatgTCGTGAGCGACGAAGTGCTGGGGTTAAAGGAGGTAGCTTCACACCAAgtagtgctgctgcagcgacccTACGCGGCTCTGCGTCTCGCTGTCGCACTTAGCCAAAAAAGCAAAGAGcgcgtgctggtggtggtgccgcatTACTCAGACGTCTCCGAtatcgctgcggcgctgcgggcgctgAGCCCCTCTCGCGGCCCTGTCGGCGAGCTGAGCGGGCAGTCGTTTGTCGGCGAGGCGGGCACGGCACTGTGGGTGACGGATGTGGATACGGCGCTTGTGTACTTGACATCGCAGCGCGGCATGGGGCCTTTCACGCATCTCGTGCTGCCCAACCTGACCCGCATGAATCCACTGGTCTCCTACTTCTTGTGGGGTCTGCGGGAACGCGTGTACCGGCAAAGCGCCATTCTGGACACGGCCGCCCCGCCACTGCACGTCATCGTAAGCGTCAGCGGTGCCATGACGGAGCGGATGCAGCAGTTCTTCGCGAAGCAGACGGTGGCGACGCCAACCACGACGCCGATGCAGCCCCTCGTTGAGTTCTCGTACGATGAGGCGAACGCGCTGGCAGGGATGGACGTGTTGGATGTCACGATCGATGAGTCTGGCAAGTACCCTGGTCCACACCGCAAGATCATCGACCACTCCGTGCAAATGGCGGCCACGCTGGTGGGCCGTATTTtgtcctgctccaccgcgtGCCCGCAGGCTATTTACATCCTCACTGGTGACTCACGCGAGATGATCGACGCGCTACACAAGGAGCGCCTGCTCGACACAACGGTTTACGCCGGGCGCTTCCCCTCCAAGGAGGACGCAGGCGCCACACCGTCGAAGcatcgcgtgtgcgtgctgcacTCCGTTGTCTCCTTCACGAACTACAACAACGAAGATGCGACGTTTGTGCTGGACATGGCAACGacccgccgcctcgccgtccaGAACAAGTCGGAGGGCTTCATGGCTTCGAGCGCGTCGGAGTGGGCGTCGAAGATggacgtggaggagcgcCGGCAGCTGCCCGGCACCAAGTACCCCGGCTGCTACATCGCCCTGTATCCCCCGGCGGCCGATGTCGTGCTGCCCACTACCGAGGCTCCCCAGCCGACGGTATACGAGGTGgaggacgcgctgctgcagtgctcACGAGCGCAACTGCCGATCCAGCGTGCGAACCAGGAGATGGTGTGcccggtggaggcggagagcattgagcaggtgcagcacagCCTCTCGGAGAAGTGCCTCATTGCGAACCTGTCCGATTTCAGCCTCACCTTCACGGGCGAGATAGCGTCGCGACTGCCCCTCGAGGTGGACTTGGCTCATTTTGTCATGAACTGCTGCACACTTGGCCACGGCGAGGTCGGTGTCATTGTGGCCGGCGTCTGCGCTCTGCCATACCGATTCCCGACCGGCGAGTCAGCAGAGGGGTTTGCCTCGTGGAAGAAGTGTGTGATCGAGACACGTCAAGAGTACGCCGGTGACATTGCGAATCAGAGCGATCTCTTGGCCGATGTGCTCGTTTTCCTggagtggtggcggctgAAGGCGAGGGGAGCCTCGACAGCGGACTTTGTAGCGAAGCTGCAGCTGAAAGAGGACCGCCTCGAGCACGTGCGCGGCCTCATCACCTACCTGCGCGTCCAGATCTCTGACTACGCTTTCGTCGACGACCTCGAGGACGAGGCAACGCTGtcggcggtgatgcagagCATCAAGTCAAACGCGTCCATCTTTACCTTCTTTGAAGCTGTCGCCCTCGCTCGCCGGCTCTTCTTTGTACGCGACGCCGGCTCCATCAACGTCAAGGATCGGGCTGGTGCCTTGGTCTTTGTGCGGACGTCGAAGAAGGTTGTGCCCAACACCGCCAGCCCGAGCAGCGTGGTGTGGGAGTCCGGCGCCGCCTTGGTCGCCGTGGACCTGCGTAATCTCGTTAGCAACATCACTTGCGCTCGCGTTTCGGCGGTGAACAACACGTACCTGtttgcggcgctgctgctgttgtacCCGCAGGTGGAGTACTCTGCCCCAGTCGAGGTGCCTTCCAAAGGTGGCCGCGTCGTGTACTTTGGCATCACGTGCAACCGCCAGATGAAGCGCTTTCGCATCAGCATCGGTGAGGCTGCGCAGATTCTTGACTTCCGAGAGAAGTGGAACCATGCGATACGGTACCTGCAGGTCCTCCGCACAGCAAAGAAGCCGCTATCGCGGCACAAGTTCAACTTTATGCTGAAGGAAGAGGACCGCCACTTCGAtttggaggagctgcgcgcggaGGTTCAGCGGGAGCTGCAGAACCTCGTGACCGAGATAGAGGTGGCGGAGCACCAGGCAAGCTTCACTACTCATGGGGTGCACTGCCTTGCGCCAAAGCAGGTGGCAGGGGTTGTGGACGGCGTGGACGCGTCCGACGTGGATGTGAGCAGGAAGTTCCACGACGGCGACCTCTGGGCAAGTTCCTTTGCCTCCAAGACGGACACGCCTGCAACCATGGCGGCAGCCACGAGCATTACCGCCAACCACGTACCCACTACAGCACAATCATCAGCTCTTACGTTCCCGATGAATGCGGCCAGCATCGATGATGACAAGGACGACGAAGTTGAGGTGATGGGGGAGCTGTATTTCCGCATGAACGGCCCCATCATTGACGATGACGAGTAG
- a CDS encoding conserved hypothetical protein (previous protein_id=AAZ14559.1), whose product MAEQSANATLTRRRQRRPDLQSTFDVPEDVRQPLEQVARALFVTAPSSALAAKVVRTTDAALQELLQLSLTPEQQLHAISKMTGAIREIPKSRLAATLTEPTGELHSWSRTLALEAVVPLLLDCRVRYLHRALMTLLRTLLPAPDAAAEATVREMYVARILHSAKSWEADTATAMRPVAALGARSDTSEAAAAVYFPSSSEDRGTTIPAARSIYDCSAERDRVLNFLNAVDGLTSTLMPMMPGIFKDTFLEVLPLLADSFQWVVVNATSHSRVQASIAPDASDGAGTLSRLTNEAAQSVTNADGEASNAVAVSVPPVAHNADAAAVFGEDLEHIRFCVRVVAAYIHKYMDSLTLAMASGATSDSVRRDLTRLLQPTIVMLYSPIFPKDVLNAVGLLVASILTVRTCDAWLLAFVCAALRDDVAQCTGGAARLLGAETSTDSVPELQESGTAGALSLAHLFAQADVALRIVSAANPREAAQADGGSGAKALHDVFSHLTPNGCFALLKGILAHTSAPIRGDWMSLGLLLRPLPWTSLSATGAENAPSNVSHGTVVAYDIILQAAQQYCNVVQEPETRFMAIQTVDSVVRHVSSVLTIAVKALAQSAKNEGAAALTKLASSQCSLECATPEVHQATALRRHLSSLCTSSPKLQNALSYATQLIMALWDDGTQQMSGALYGTYGEILRIHALLRGSASHAPGEQIDHDVDTSVTLDQILQAQAERRGKYHALLGLLSMMPLGDFIAALQRHYGYPNAAADAVSAFSRTLLTGASNHKIGNVAGDVFAHLARGIAKAPPGSAIAGCSCDGETAEYVMRRGIIEPLARAITEKGYVGVSSNVSEAVNISHITAHFVAPLVKQDPACLRAILTAVAASLDGASYGQSSLPGTLAAPEYERVEQGVVETVARARGVGVDITPYLAPGSTTLRVLEEGSRSLNYEVRNTALCLCVLGAKKIQAVQPWQLRRVEEYIIFNMHLGGDSTARKGLLEMVKKWVRRLMESYTSKPQNGASASAAASATPKKAHTKGERQENAVATAQRSGATSLVAVSASEPDLQLELGTAAYRVAVMDHCRCLSSIFAQNIGTSARAGAGLSVERRVTAMMGYSILLQGLRTHVAKKEAMQWAVATEPVSGGAALPLLHICVVPSLLAALSDGWSQARESARELLRTFCELAPTVVFTATNGIDGGSAASPSAMAARAHQDLLRAQTFRNAEGAVGRFLTFTTLTAEAQEAARQRPLEELERLSGLLERERTSVEGKCAEMSAMRGTKAYAYIQANPLHGTLSLCAELLSLMASVECRAAAASPSSLLTLACTNLLQCCCLVLRTCSSLVGTETMAAGTTASSVADEVVDCRGHVYDRSRPEAESAMRGVVNNTWLSMRVAAGSITRLLKIRPVNAMPFAAVHAAAYELVHALLLTKHNGVMRCVREALKALVVTLVRSRQTLFYQLPAELLEYLMGPEGVTSGHVTRMLRRSQGLPHAILAVLEAEDTTVPCCLFPSAMRQLLRVARSDIAGAHALGGAETAPLGVSAETVRRSQRSNALNVLKFIFEDKVFADRAVAYIEEAFSLATEGFHDASWYTRNSSLMLFSAVIHRFVGEHPSTGGSGVNTSLHDVAKRMPRSIAYAYAELTRGSRSGQEAKGEDGGAASAAEVSVALFPVLQLLSMLSPDPPHLITKVSHGESDDAARMIEAVMQCAGSPSLMVRSASAVALCCLVPLSSLRRTIEQTRRGLSLELLQPHRSLTDSANHAGPLKQRGGAAGGGLNSCHGAVLQLLQFHAQYVGTLRRHYRQKRSSYATLTVAEAVIQAISEALLSCKQALVRACTVSATVAASLFALLADIVFYGARHKLSPGQQHAVRGMCVEAMTACLKARHVVSERGSVMEGVSAMLVLLAAQRERAPIGHWTGVEQARLAELLQEEAAALSIRRGEHNLISWVMTQLRHYSDAADALNRADVAVVLRVISRDLHCDLPQLALKSLTELFDGAASPASPMTMTIGCVAWGQLVSHMRFAAMAMTLTNKTAGATTAPPHSSDLSSFDAGQQTPAVKQLHSTLLSLLTLSADGDDSTTATPLHNSDACSAALDFLTTHDIYVSDAHAVSPAVAYLLSYYCEPGQPLESRLAVVKALRTAQSFLRCSAAAATSSAASTCPGSAVTLFLVLLRLLVDDTSEIREAAAAICSRGMWGAHEAPRDQVSCLLAVVRLLRRLRDTGLLFGVDALRFVMSLADSPTTASVVVGTAPAEEAGDGEEVAGSDDEDVLFQKEAANMFAEKTVLSHLAAHILGNATSDTATMPVCFSVYDSFLV is encoded by the coding sequence ATGGCAGAGCAGTCCGCGAATGCGACGCTTACGCgacgtcgccagcgccgccccgaTCTTCAAAGCACGTTCGATGTGCCGGAGGATGTACGGCAGCCCCTGGAGCAGGTGGCGCGGGCCCTCTTCGTTACGGCACCGTCCTCGGCATTGGCGGCCAAGGTGGTGCGCACGACGGACGCCGCACTTCAGGAGCTCCTTCAGCTTTCCCTCACccccgagcagcagctgcacgccaTCTCGAAAATGACGGGCGCCATACGTGAGATCCCCAAGTCTCGGCTGGCGGCGACTCTCACTGAGCCGACTGGTGAGCTCCACTCATGGAGCCGCACCCTAGCACTGGAGGcagtggtgccgctgctcctcgacTGCCGCGTGCGCTATCTGCACCGAGCTCTCATGACTCTACTGCGAACGCTTCTACCTGCACcagacgccgcagcggaggcgacTGTGCGTGAAATGTACGTTGCACGCATCCTGCACAGCGCCAAGTCTTGGGAGGCAGACACCGCTACCGCCATGAGACCTGTGGCGGCGCTTGGTGCCCGCAGTGACACCTCcgaggctgctgccgcagtgtACTTCCCGTCCAGCTCGGAGGATCGAGGTACCACTATCCCCGCTGCGCGAAGCATTTACGACTGCAGTGCTGAGCGCGATCGGGTATTGAACTTCTTGAATGCAGTAGATGGATTGACAAGTACGTTGATGCCCATGATGCCTGGCATATTCAAGGACACGTTtctggaggtgctgccgctgcttgccGACAGCTTCCAGTGGGTCGTTGTTAACGCGACTAGCCACAGTCGTGTTCAGGCTAGCATCGCCCCGGACGCAAGTGATGGCGCAGGCACGCTGTCACGGCTGACCAACGAGGCTGCGCAAAGTGTGACCAATGCGGATGGGGAGGCCAGCAACGCTGTGGCGGTGTCTGTGCCACCGGTAGCGCATaacgccgacgctgctgctgtgtttGGCGAAGATCTCGAGCACATTCGCTTTTGTGTCCGCGTAGTCGCCGCGTACATCCACAAGTACATGGACTCGCTTACACTGGCGATGGCGTCCGGTGCTACCAGCGACAGCGTGCGCCGCGATCTGACGCGTCTGCTGCAACCCACCATCGTCATGCTCTACTCGCCCATCTTCCCAAAGGATGTTCTGAACGCGGTTGGACTACTGGTGGCGTCGATCTTGacggtgcgcacgtgcgacGCGTGGCTGTTGGCCTTCGTATGCGCCGCGCTACGCGACGACGTTGCCCAATGCAcaggcggtgctgccagGCTTCTCGGCGCGGAGACGTCCACCGACAGCGTCCCCGAGTTGCAGGAGAGTGGAACCGCCGGTGCTTTGTCGCTCGCGCACCTTTTTGCGCAGGCAGACGTGGCTCTGCGCATCGTGTCAGCAGCGAACCCGCGAGAGGCAGCTCAGGCTGATGGTGGCTCTGGGGCTAAGGCCCTGCACGACGTCTTTTCCCACCTGACACCCAATGGCTGCTTTGCGCTGCTCAAGGGCATTCTGGCGCACACGTCGGCGCCGATTCGCGGGGACTGGATGTCGCTCGGGCTTCTACTGAGGCCTCTACCTTGGAcctcgctgtcggcgactGGGGCGGAAAACGCGCCGAGCAATGTCTCGCATGGCACTGTCGTAGCCTACGACATCATTttgcaggcggcgcagcagtacTGCAACGTCGTGCAGGAGCCGGAGACGCGATTTATGGCTATTCAGACGGTGGACAGCGTCGTGCGCCACGTGAGTTCGGTTCTGACGATCGCCGTCAAGGCGCTCGCGCAGTCTGCGAAGAACGAgggtgccgccgctctcaCGAAACTGGCATCATCCCAGTGTTCGCTAGAGTGTGCGACGCCGGAGGTGCACCAGGCAACGGCGCTTCGTCGCCACCTCTCTTCGCTGTGCACTTCATCGCCAAAGTTGCAGAACGCGCTCTCCTACGCCACTCAGCTCATCATGGCGCTGTGGGACGACGGCACACAGCAGATGTCTGGTGCCCTCTACGGCACGTACGGCGAGATCTTGAGAATAcatgcgctgcttcgcggtAGCGCCTCTCATGCGCCTGGCGAGCAGATCGACCATGACGTCGACACCTCCGTGACGCTCGATCAAATCCTTCAAGCCCAAGCAGAGCGCCGCGGAAAGTACCACGCGCTTCTTGGCTTGCTCTCCATGATGCCGCTGGGCGACTTCatcgcagcgctgcagcggcactaTGGATACCCCAacgccgcagcagacgcCGTCTCCGCCTTTTCCCGCACACTGTTGACAGGGGCGAGTAATCACAAGATTGGCAACGTAGCCGGTGACGTCTTTGCCCATTTAGCGCGAGGCATTGCGAAGGCACCGCCAGGTTCTGCGATCGCaggctgcagctgcgacggcgaAACAGCCGAGTATGTAATGCGGCGTGGCATCATCGAGCCGCTAGCACGCGCGATCACAGAGAAAGGCTACGTTGGTGTCTCGTCCAACGTTAGTGAGGCGGTGAACATATCGCACATAACCGCCCACTTCGTGGCGCCCTTGGTGAAGCAGGACCCAGCGTGTCTGCGCGCCATACTcaccgccgttgctgcaAGCTTGGACGGCGCTTCCTATGGGCAGTCCTCGCTGCCCGGTACCCTGGCAGCACCAGAGTACGAGCGCGTTGAGCAAGGCGTCGTCGAGACAGtcgctcgcgcgcgcggcgtcggGGTGGACATTACGCCCTACCTTGCCCCTGGCAGTACTACACTGCGGGTGCTGGAGGAAGGTAGCCGCAGCCTCAACTACGAGGTGCGCAATACAGCTTTGTGTCTCTGCGTGCTAGGCGCCAAGAAAATCCAAGCCGTGCAGCcgtggcagctgcgcaggGTGGAGGAGTACATCATCTTTAACATGCACCTCGGCGGAGACAGCACCGCACGCAAAGGACTTCTAGAGATGGTAAAGAAGTGGGTGCGTCGACTCATGGAGAGCTACACCAGTAAGCCCCAGAACGGGgcgtcggcatcggcagcggcttcgGCGACGCCCAAGAAGGCGCACACGAAGGGTGAGCGGCAGGAGAATGCGGTGGCGACTGCCCAACGCTCTGGTGCAAcgtcgctggtggcggtTTCCGCCAGCGAGCCGGACTTGCAGCTGGAGCTGGGCACCGCGGCGTATcgggtggcggtgatggatCACTGCAGATGCCTCTCGAGCATCTTCGCCCAGAACATCGGCACGAGCGCTCGTGCGGGCGCCGGGCTTTCGGTAGAGCGGCGCGTCACGGCCATGATGGGGTACTCCATTCTTCTGCAAGGGCTGCGCACGCATGTCGCCAAGAAGGAGGCCATGCAATGGGCTGTCGCCACGGAACcggtgagcggcggcgccgcattgccgctgctgcacatctGCGTCGTACCATCCCTCCTTGCCGCGCTGTCGGATGGCTGGTCGCAAGCGCGTGAGAGCGCccgagagctgctgcgcaccttcTGCGAGTTGGCCCCAACAGTGGTGTTCACGGCGACTAACGgcatcgacggcggcagcgccgcctctccgTCCGCTATGGCGGCGCGCGCTCATCAGGATCTCCTCCGTGCGCAGACGTTCCGCAACGCTGAGGGCGCCGTGGGGCGGTTTCTCACCTTCACCACGCTcacagcggaggcgcaggaagCCGCGAGGCAGCGTCCACTGGAGGAGCTCGAGCGTCTCAGCGGCCTGCTGGAGCGAGAACGCACGTCTGTGGAGGGCAAGTGTGCCGAGATGAGCGCGATGCGTGGCACCAAGGCATACGCCTACATTCAGGCAAACCCGCTCCACGGCACCCTCTCACTTTGCGCTGAGCTGCTAAGCCTCATGGCGTCGGTCGAGTGCCGAGCTGCCGCGGCTTccccgtcgtcgctgctgacgctggcGTGCACGAATCTCTtgcagtgctgctgccttgtcctgcgcacgtgcagctcACTGGTGGGCACGGAGACAATGGCTGCCGGCACTACCGCGTCGTCGGTCGCGGACGAGGTTGTCGACTGCCGCGGCCATGTCTACGACCGCAGCCGGCCCGAGGCGGAGTCTGCGATGCGGGGAGTGGTGAACAACACCTGGCTCAGCAtgcgcgtcgccgcaggCTCCATCACGCGCCTCTTGAAGATACGACCAGTGAACGCCATGCCGTTCGCTGCCGTCCATGCGGCCGCCTACGAGCTCGTGCATGCGCTACTCCTCACGAAACATAACGGGGTGATGCGTTGTGTCCGTGAGGCGCTCAAAGCCCTCGTGGTCACACTGGTGCGTTCGCGTCAAACGCTGTTCTACCAACTCCCGGCAGAGCTGCTCGAATACTTGATGGGGCCGGAGGGCGTCACCTCTGGACATGTCACCCGcatgctgcggcgcagccaAGGCCTCCCGCATGCTATCCTTGCAGTGCTCGAGGCGGAAGACACGACGGTGCCGTGCTGCCTCTTTCCATCAGCGATGCGGCAACTTCTGCGCGTTGCACGCAGCGACATCGCCGGCGCACATGCACTGGGCGGCGCCGAGACCGCGCCTCTCGGCGTTTCTGCGGAGACGGTGCGGCGTAGCCAGCGCTCCAATGCGCTTAACGTGCTGAAGTTCATCTTCGAGGACAAGGTGTTTGCCGACCGCGCTGTGGCGTACATCGAGGAGGCGTTCTCCTTAGCAACGGAAGGCTTCCACGACGCCAGTTGGTACACGCGCAACAGCTCGCTCATGCTCTTCTCCGCCGTCATCCACCGTTTCGTCGGCGAGCACCCGTCGACCGGCGGCTCTGGTGTGAACACCTCCCTGCACGACGTCGCAAAGCGCAtgccgcgcagcatcgcctACGCGTACGCGGAGCTGACGAGAGGGAGCCGATCGGGCCAGGAAGCGAAgggcgaggacggcggtgccgcctccgctgccgaggtAAGCGTTGCTCTCTTcccggtgctgcagcttctgTCCATGCTCTCGCCAGATCCGCCGCATCTCATCACCAAGGTCAGCCACGGCGAGTCGGACGACGCGGCCCGCATGATAGAGGCTGTAATGCAGTGCGCCGGCTCGCCCAGTTTGATGGTTcgctccgccagcgcggtggcgctgtgctGTTTggtgccgctctcctctcttcggAGGACGATTGAGCAGACTCGGCGTGGTTTGTCGCtagagctgctgcagccgcatcgcTCTCTCACGGACTCCGCGAATCACGCGGGTCCACTCAAACAACGTGggggcgccgctggcggggGCTTGAACTCGTGCCatggcgcggtgctgcagctacTGCAGTTTCACGCTCAGTACGTCGggacgctgcgccgccactaCAGACAGAAACGCAGTAGCTACGCCACACTGACGGTCGCCGAGGCGGTCATCCAGGCCATTAGCGAggctcttctctcttgtAAACAAGCGCTCGTCCGGGCCTGCACTGTGAGCGCAACCGTAGCGGCTTCGCTGTTCGCCTTATTGGCAGATATCGTCTTCTATGGCGCGCGACACAAGCTAAGCCCgggacagcagcacgcagtGCGCGGCATGTGCGTTGAAGCTATGACCGCTTGTCTTAAGGCGCGCCATGTCGTCTCGGAGCGTGGCAGCGTGATGGAGGGTGTAAGTGCCATGCTCGTATTGCTGGCTGCGCAGCGTGAAAGGGCCCCGATCGGGCATTGGACGGGGGTGGAGCAGGCGCGGTTAGCTGAACTGCTGCAagaggaggccgccgcccTTAGCATCCGGCGCGGCGAGCACAACCTCATCTCGTGGGTCATGACGCAGCTCCGGCACTACTCGGACGCGGCCGATGCTCTCAACAGGGCGGAcgttgcggtggtgctgcgcgtgaTATCACGCGATCTGCACTGTGACCTTCCACAGCTGGCGCTGAAGTCATTGACGGAGCTgttcgacggcgccgcaAGCCCCGCGTCGCCCATGACGATGACGATCGGGTGCGTTGCATGGGGGCAGCTTGTCTCGCACATGCGTTTTGCTGCCATGGCCATGACACTGACGAACAAGACGGCCGGTGCGACCACTGCTCCGCCCCATTCATCCGACCTCTCCAGCTTCGACGCAGGGCAGCAGACTCCTGCTGTCAAGCAGTTGCATTCaacgcttctctctctccttaCTCTGTCTGCCGACGGTGACGACTCCACGacggccacgccgctgcacaACTCGGAtgcctgcagcgcggcgctcgacTTCCTCACCACACATGACATTTATGTCTCTGACGCCCACGCTGTGTCCCCTGCCGTCGCGTACCTCTTGTCCTACTACTGTGAGCCGGGCCAGCCACTGGAGTCTCGCTTGGCAGTGGTGAAAgcactgcgcaccgcacaGTCTTttttgcgctgcagcgccgcagccgcgacgtcttcggcggcgtcgacatGCCCGGGGAGTGCTGTCACGCTCTTTTTGGTGCTGTTGCGGTTGCTGGTGGATGACACATCGGAGATTCgtgaagcggcagcggctaTTTGCTCTCGCGGCATGTGGGGCGCACACGAGGCTCCTCGAGACCAAGTGTCCTGTCTCCTCGCAGTTGTGCGCCTCCTGCGTCGGCTGCGCGACACTGGCCTCTTGTTTGGCGTCGACGCGCTCAGGTTCGTTATGTCCCTTGCAGACTCACCAACGACTGCGTCGGTTGTTGTCGGGACCGCAccggcggaggaggctggcGACGGGGAAGAGGTCGCCGGtagcgacgacgaggatgtcCTGTTTCAGAAGGAAGCGGCGAACATGTTTGCTGAGAAGACAGTTCTGTCACATCTTGCTGCGCACATCTTGGGCAATGCCACCAGTGACACTGCCACGATGCCGGTCTGCTTCTCCGTGTATGACAGCTTCCTGGTGTAA